Below is a window of Ananas comosus cultivar F153 linkage group 9, ASM154086v1, whole genome shotgun sequence DNA.
catcAACCTATAATGCCATCTTAATCACCTCATCCCGAGTCTAAAGATGCTGCGGCCGTACTAACCGATAAATCTCTAGTCGTAGCCTCCTCTCAAATAAACGTTCATCCCGTATTGCAAAAGATACGCAATTCATAACTCGAACAAACTATCTCACATACTCCTGTATAGACCGATCTTCTTGCCTCATCTTCTTTAGATCATCTTCAAGTTTTTCCTTCACATTAACCAGAAAAATAGGCCCCAAATAATATCTCTTGAAACTCCTCCCAAGTCAGACTTTAGTTCATCAATTTTGACAACACGGAACCCACCTATATCGCAGGTCTAAGGAAAGAAATGGAGCGATGGTTGAGACAGTAAGGAGATGATCCACTACTGCTCTCCTAGCCTAAACGGCAACAATAACATCCTAGACTGGCTTGAAAAAAATCTTAGATGGgtgtcaaaaatattattattatcttaaatATGTCAACAGTTCTTCTCATTGGCTTAATAGTAGTAATATGGATATAGAAGTTAGTCCGCCAATTTTAACAACACGGAATCCACATAGATTGCAAATTCAAGGAACGAAACGATGGTCGAGACAGTAAAGAGATGATTTGCTACTGCTCTCCTACCTTGAATAGCAACCACAAAATCCCAGAGTGGCTCGAAAAAATTCCTTGTGAAAATCACATGAAATCAACTCTGCAATCCCATCAGCTGAAATCACATGCCTTAAAAAAGCTATCTCCCGTAACCAGAAATCGCACTTTTTCAGTTAAGCATAAAGTTTCTTctccttcaaaatttttaatatgatCCTTAGATGCTCCTCATGTTCAACTATACTTCGggcattattttatttagtagcTATTGATACCTTGACTACAGATCTATTTTGGAGTACACACAAGATTTTGTaattgatcaaacaaatcatcaatgcacGACAAaagatacttattcttaatagTCAACTAATTCAACTCTCAATAATCTACATATAATCTCAGTGACccatcattcttcttcacaaataatactggcgctccccaaggtgacacactggGTCGAATAAATTCTTTCTCCAATAAATCTTGCAGTTGTGCTTTTAATTCTCGCAATTTTGCTGAAGCCATCGTGTAAGGTTATTTCTACAAAAATCCCTCAAAAGagtctaaacaaaaaaaaaaaatattacaatactCACCCTAACGTCGAaacactgaaaaaaaaaatacgctCGCGTCCATCGCTTATTGCAAAAGAACTGAAgcttgttttcctttttttttttccttaaccgACTAATCATTCTCCCTCTCTTAGAAGGTGATAAGGCCAATGCTATGCATGGAAAGCCTACGTGGCCCCCATGCATAGAATGCAAAAATGCCCCTCAAAATCAAGTATTTTAACTTAGATGTTGGGTTACTAAGTCCGTTTTTATATCTATTTTGCGTCAAAATATATCCAACTCAGTCAAGTACTATAAAAAAATACTgactaaaaatttatactaCAATCTTGCctatttgctaagatccagtatATCACATCCTATAGgatatgatatgatatgatagaaaaatataggaagagagagagagagagttgtagGAGTGAGGGTTAGAATTCCGGTGCATAATAATTGCCTAGGAAAGAGAGAAATTTGGAAAGATTTATAGATTATTATAAGgtcatataaaatatgatagagagagagatgagaggagaTAGATGTATCTGGAGAATGAAAACAGGAAAGGAAGAAATAGCCTGCAATGTGGAGGGAACAAAAGGGAGAACACCCGTGGATTGGAAAACCGTCAAATTATGTATagcgaggagggagagagaggtgggtAGGGCCaaaaggaggagagagatagagagaggaggCGGAGATGAGATCGGAAGAAAGAtggggaaaaaaattataaaaattttattactttgatagagagaaaaaattataaaaattttgagaacatAATAATTGCCTAGGAGagagatatttgaaaaaatatctaTAGATTATTATGAGATCGATCCTATAAAATATGATAGAGaatgagaggagagggagagagaaagaaaatgcGGGGGAGAGAGATacggaggaggaagagagaaaaggaagagagagcCGGCCACACAAAGAGAACAAAATGGAGAATGCCATGTGATTGGAAAACCGTCAAATTATGTATTGTGTAGATGGATAGTTGGGTTGtactatttataattttattgtactATTTAAAAGAGCATTACACTCTTTCTTTTCATCTTAATACTATTTAAAAAGAGTTatgtactatttaaaaaaatagttaaagagtatgacactatttatatatatatatatattttttttttgcactattTGACAAGGTGTTGCACAACAACTACTATCAAATGGCGCAATATAAAAAATctcattaaatattaatattaaaaaagtatcatattgtataaaatatataattaacaagTCATAATTTGACTGATCtaattcaaatatttcaaaggCTTGTACATCAGAAAAAtcataacttttaaaatatattacattcaatataaaattatccCAACACTTAATGAGATACAAAAAAGGTCATTGTTGGATTCAAAATAAACAAGCAACaagaattcaagattttgaTAGGCACACGTAgtcggacaaaaattttatgggcaccgcgcccaaacaatttgtttgggcacggtgcccggatgggcgccgcgtgtgcAGCGATGCCCATCCGCACCCtcccttccccctctctttctctctcttcttaaaAACTGagcccaccattttttttttattttgagggtGCGGATGGGCGCCATTgcacacgcggcgcccatccggaCATCGTGCCCAAATAAATTGTTTGGGCACagtgcccataaaatttttgtcccacGTAGTCTACATGAACTTTTGTCCATTTGAAATGAGGGTTAAATGCCCGTATATATTCcttcaaaattaacaaataacCCATATACGTTTCTAACTATAAGATCATgtttaaatgtataaatattatttctGAATGTATCTCTTTAATTTACTCAAAAATCTTATAATATTCAATAGATAAGGAATTTAGGCTGAAGCATTATGCTCTTCAAACCATTTTATCGGAATAAAATAAACCATCTCTAGGCGAAAAATATTATcttaataaattacaaatgctaagatatcttaaaaagtaaaaaaaaaaaaaaaatcagattcttACTTTTAGTTGCGCAAAAAAATTCTGGtataaataagttattattatagAGTGAAAGTAAAACTATATGTCCCTCTAACTTTAACAAtacttttttccaaaaaaaaaaccccccacattttcttttcttttggttttggtCAAAGGATAGGAAAGTATGGTTACAGAAAGCAACAGAAAAACAGAAGCTTCGATTATTGGACAGGGAGTAACTCCCTAATTTCTTTTCATTGGATACTCAATAATGGTGATGTTTGTCTTTTCTAACGCATTATGGATGTATTGCAAATCATGGGTGTAATAAAATATGTATAGATTTAGCAAAATATAATTGAGAAAGGGACAAAATAatgttttttgtattttaggtaaagtcatgtagacattattttttttcattataagTGCCTTTTCTGTTATGATATAATAAACGATAAATAAACGATAAATAAACATTATTGTCCCTTTAACTAGGCCACTACTACTCAATTGCAAGCTAATAAAcgataaataaacaaattttaaaaaaattcattctGTTGacatagtaaattattatatgaattaacgtttaaagtgaaaaaaaaaaggcaataaGATCGATAGTGGAATTTCAATGTACGATAGATGATGCGGATTTAacctattaaaatataatataaaaaagttaaCCCAGCAAATACGGAATGTTACGAAGAAATTCATAATCTTACGGAACGAAGAGATTTCAAATTtgctctaatattttattatcttgtAAAAAATGggtcaaaaattaattttaacaaacATACTCAATAATAggtttgtttatttgtttgttttcttcctcttcctcttcctccaccgCGTAATCCACAAATATACCACAAAAATACCGAAGAATAAACAACAATTTATGATCCAAACCGTGATGCAAACTCGAGAAATTGCACAAACCAAAAGCAAATATGAAAACAGAAGCTAATCTCAAACAGCCAGAAGTTGTTGAAAAGTGCTTTTCAGTAGTCCTGccttttcatcaaaaaaaaagaaaaaaagaaaaaaaaaaagagagtgaaaGTCTCCTCTGTATTTGGCATAGGATGCTATACATATTCCGTCGCTACTACAAACTATTAAACACTTCAGGAAGCAGTAATGTCGGCAAATTATGCTTTGGGCTAAGCTTTTTCGACACGAGTAGCGACGACGATGAGGAAAACTATAACAGTGAGCATAAAAGAGGACCTTAGGGCGTCGTCGATGAATGTACTATTCTGAGGCTTCTCTTGTGAGTGAAAGAGCATGTTAAAAAGCATTCCAATTTTGTCAATAAGCTCCAGTATTTTAGCCTTCGTGTGACCGAAGATCATTCCTAGGATTCCATCTGTTCCATCTGATCTGGCAGGATTTTCGTCGGAACTCCGAGTGTCATAGTCTCCATCTGTATCTAAAAGTAcataaaaaaaagggtcaatGTAAAAGAGTAAGGACATTAACTAGGATAAAAGATATAGATACTACGTGAAGTACAGAGCATTTTAAATGGGTacctaaattcaaaaaatttaattttttgcgcCTAATCATTCGATATTTAACAGTACTTGTAATTTTGTTTATGGGTATTCTGTAAAATAATGAATATATTTTGTTGATCGCATTTAAAGCTAACCAACATGATTAATAACATTTGAGGATTAAAGGATTTCTCCCTTCCGAGAAAAGGAATCAAGAAGAGGAAGTATTATCTGGATAGGTTTAACGGGATTTGAGAACGAAATGATTGATCAATCAACTggattctttttcttattttgcctTAACCACAATACATCCAAACCATGTACTTTACTATGACTGTTTAAGAAGAACATGAACATACAAGGTCCAAAATTTCTTTGGATTCTAAAGTTTATTTTCTGAAAAGATTTTGAGCTCACCTTCGCAGAATGATTTCTTGAATTCCTGCACTACATCGTTCTTCATGACAGCATCCCACACAGCTTTATCAGATGACAGCGAAACAACCATTTTCtgtataaaagagaaaaaataattggtTAAATATGATCAAACTCCATAGGCAGTCACAAAAGTGCTCGCATAAGGATGGGGAACTACTCCACGATTTCTAATCATTCTACAGTAAAAAAATCCGCAAGTTTAATACCGCATACAAGAAACAAATATCACAAACTTTGAACCATCGTTGAAAGATAATCAGAacacaaatataatataagtagCATTGATCCAACATTTCAATTGCACTGCATTTTCAGGgtctttattctctttttttccaGCTTAATTCATACATCTTACTCGAGTTctaatgccaaaaaaaaaaaagaaaaaaaagaaatcaatatGCAACTGTGCTTGTAGAGGCTATTTTTAATGCATGATCTGATACCCTACTCCCAACCACAACAAGAATAAAATCAGCCAGCCCTTCCTGTTAATTGTAATACAATCTTGGCTGAAACAGAATCAGACAATATAGGAATTTTCAGGAAAGCTGACAGATAGGATAGTTACCTTCTTAATTGCAGATTAGTACAGTGGAACCCAGGAGCCAAGAtgagaaagaaattttttttttttatatttatcaaaaaaaaacccTGAATCCTCTAAAGCATACATAAGCCAAAGAGCCAGACTGAATAGATTTATTCTGTTTGACAAactattttgaaaaagaaatggCAAAGTGATGAATTGTTCAAATATGAAgataaatttaaagaaaatcaTAGCCTGGTACTGTTTTCTTTTCATTATGAAATCATGGACTACTACTGAAAAAAAAAGGCGCGGGAATTGACAGAAGCAATTCAGAGCACAAAATGCTGAAAAAGTTGAAACAAGAGCATTTTATGCGAATGATACAATAAGCTTCCGTGTCACCTGAACAGAAGGATTTATCTGCAACAAGCGAAATGCGTCGTAAACTTTCTCATGCTCTCTCGACAGAGAAGTTCTTGATGTatagagattcattgtaggctCAATCCAATCAGAATGTGATTCTGCTGAAAACTCATCTGATGAACCTCCAGATTTAGCCGCAGGAATCACTTCCTTATCAGCTGCATTTTGTTCCAAATTAGAGGCATATCCATCTTCCGCGACCTGAGAAAACATTGCCGGTACGAATGTCCTACAAGTACAAAAGCAACATCAAGCAAGTGAGAAGGAGAAAACCTTTCATCAACAAGAACAATGATAAACTAACTTACATCAGCAAGAAAATGATAAGTTGTTAGTTTGGCCTGGTTTCAACAACAACTTGTCTACTAAAGAAAGTAGAAACTTCCAAACCAAATGTTTAGCGAAGAAAAAAGGTCGCAAGAATCTCCGATTTGAAGCTTTCGCTTCCACTACAGTGAGAAGCTGTGGGAAAAGCTCCTTGGACAAATAGGCACTAAGTTATGCAGATTGGAACAATGTAAAGTCGATAGTATTTACATGAAACTTCATATTAAGAAAAGAACCTTTTCTTGTGCTCAACTAATCAATAGGAGAATAAAATTCCCATAGTTGGATCCAATGTAAgctttaaattatatgaaaaggGAAACAACATATGGAAAGTCCTACACATCCCACTCTCTTTTTCCTGTTAATCAAAATTCTACAGCAAAGTACCATACTGTTGAGATGcacaaatatttgaaatttgctgtgcagaacaaaaaaagaaaaaaaagaaaatatgtaaAAACCTAAGCTTTATTAAATTgagaaaaattcttaaaatgACTCGGTACGTCATACATCCAGTGCGCCACACTTGATCACTCCCATCCATCAGATCTCCATACCATCATGTGTGCAAACCGTAGCCGGCGACTAGTTACAATATTTTGCCTAtgtaaaaattaagataaaaatatacaaaacttacttgaactatcgacaattttgaattaactatccaatctttcataattttaaatttactatccgatctttcaatttgtttgaaaGTTTGAATTGAGTCAATCAGTAGTATTTTTACTTTAAactttaagctaattacttacttcAATAAATTTACAGTTGTGAGGACTATATGAAGTATGACTAAACTTGTGAAGATAAATAACGCATTCATATTTTGacttactcaaatcaaacataCTAAAGAGTTGGCtagtaaattaaataagtttATGGTTTCAAATAAGTTTTGTACATCTTTACCAGAAAATTAAAAGATGGACTGTAAATAAATGATGATGGCGGTGCAGAAGATGTAGAGATGCACCAGGTGCAGACATCAATTTTCTCACTTCGTACTTCTTAGCATAATTGTATGGTTGTTATTTGTATTGTTGTTTCTGAGGTCAACAGTTTTGAATCTTTCCATGTATAATATACCAGCTTtgctttcaaagaaaaaaaaaaattgtattaaaatAGTATCATCCTTATAagcaaactttaaaaaaaaaaaaaatgaaggactAATGAAGCACAGTGCATGAGATGTACACAAATTTCTCCTCCTCTGTAGATTGTGTTGTACTTTAATTCATTACTTAATTTAAATAAGTAACGAGTTCAACAAAATAGGGGGAAAAGAGTGTTGGTATTTTGAAGAGATTATTACTGTTGAAGGGCGGAGACGGCCTCGTCCACCTCCTCCGTGGTCGGGACCCTCCCGAACACCAACCTCTccggaaaccctagaaaccctaaCTCTCCCGCGGCGTCCTCTTCCGCTTCTCCTCCATCGACGTGCTCCCACTCGTCCCCCTCGCCCTCGTACGAGGCGGCGGAGAACGTCGGCGGCGAGGTCGGGGACGCCGGAGACGAGgtggacgacgacgaggagggcTGCGGCACCTGCAAGGCTCGCGAAACCCTAGCGGACGTCGGCctcgccgcccccgcccccgccgccgccgccgacgccgataTCACCGCCCTGAGCACGCTCTCTCCGCCCATCCCCGGCGTCCtcctcatctctccctctctcttctctctctctctccactcccactctctctctctctctctactctctctctctactctcctTATCTCCTCTGCGTCGCAACAACGATACCTACCGATATCACCGCCCCCGCACGCGGCTATGctgttgttttttcttttttcttttttcttcttttttttttttggttttgtttgtgaaaatgcatggagatccctcggctacaaaaaaaaaaaaaaaaaaaaaaaaaatctagaatacaCCAATTATATTGAATACGTGGCATTTTCaatcaataaaataatttttttaagattaattcgacacatcataattataaaaattatttttacttatttttacaaaaagaagagatataattaatttgttattagtgatgtggtgcaagtgtgatacaGTAGATTTTTTTCTCAACTGCATACCGTTCTATTATAGAAAACtctcttataaaaatttatttttttttacttttttaatctaactttcaaaaacctcAATTTTATTTCCTCAACgttttaaattatattacatTTAGCCTTCCTTCCGTTAGAATTTTATTACTATTCtattcatttcttataatttatattaaaaataccttttAAAATGACATAAGCACAATTGGATCATTTTGCTCTTTTTATTACCgccgtttttttaaaaaaatatttttaaaattttaaggtgacagaatatagatttttaaaagtcagaaagtaaaaataaaaaaataaatatttataaaaatattttttataatttaaccataataaaattcacactTGTTGAATGTACTCAAATAATATCTATATCTTTTGAATATTGCTTGCATaattatttgaaagaaaaattgcATATTAATATGTTGGCAATTGCGTACGtcattatttaatttcaaatgtcAGAAGTCTAGAGCGCCAGCAGTGCTAAGCTCATAATTCAATTTGGATTATAATCTCACAACTCTGGCGCCAAATTTAGTTCACCACtcttatcaatattttttctttttctttttttactaaaCACCAAAAAAAGATCGTTGAAATCCTAGCAACAAAATTAGATTACAATTGtaatctttttcaaaaaaaaaaagaaaagttgacgggagtatttcaaaataaactatagtttgaaaaaataaaaaataaaaataaaattacagaaaattt
It encodes the following:
- the LOC109714906 gene encoding uncharacterized protein LOC109714906 isoform X2; protein product: MRRTPGMGGESVLRAVISASAAAAGAGAARPTSARVSRALQVPQPSSSSSTSSPASPTSPPTFSAASYEGEGDEWEHVDGGEAEEDAAGELGFLGFPERLVFGRVPTTEEVDEAVSALQQTFVPAMFSQVAEDGYASNLEQNAADKEVIPAAKSGGSSDEFSAESHSDWIEPTMNLYTSRTSLSREHEKVYDAFRLLQINPSVQKMVVSLSSDKAVWDAVMKNDVVQEFKKSFCEDGDYDTRSSDENPARSDGTDGILGMIFGHTKAKILELIDKIGMLFNMLFHSQEKPQNSTFIDDALRSSFMLTVIVFLIVVATRVEKA
- the LOC109714906 gene encoding uncharacterized protein LOC109714906 isoform X1; protein product: MRRTPGMGGESVLRAVISASAAAAGAGAARPTSARVSRALQVPQPSSSSSTSSPASPTSPPTFSAASYEGEGDEWEHVDGGEAEEDAAGELGFLGFPERLVFGRVPTTEEVDEAVSALQQTFVPAMFSQVAEDGYASNLEQNAADKEVIPAAKSGGSSDEFSAESHSDWIEPTMNLYTSRTSLSREHEKVYDAFRLLQINPSVQKMVVSLSSDKAVWDAVMKNDVVQEFKKSFCEDTDGDYDTRSSDENPARSDGTDGILGMIFGHTKAKILELIDKIGMLFNMLFHSQEKPQNSTFIDDALRSSFMLTVIVFLIVVATRVEKA